A window from Triplophysa dalaica isolate WHDGS20190420 chromosome 3, ASM1584641v1, whole genome shotgun sequence encodes these proteins:
- the arhgef4 gene encoding uncharacterized protein arhgef4 isoform X6 yields MLSVIYFLRSFFEAPALEESGNEVLEDGESLQEDCNEQQDHQERSEMVLEATRDTTEEYFETHSWHSDTFSDLSHETEDCCWKPLSSEAHSCSVGCLESHSPCFKLSSSIRERDPSSAEMHQTVFDSSHRAVDRNKSQIENSEMIHVGEDDTGKSDAKECEDIYCNLPAGSGPDSFADDLSHIASPLLASEDLLESQILGVQSWNEPIIPLMDSGAVHSPVGDSADGKSQSDQISINKTLSDHKVPQLMTSNKNNLQLKDNDTIKLTYNGTAVEDSDTKQLNGHEPNLQNSEMSLTVAQLPSVDTTLSESTEATEETAEKSVEHNGIQSQVSMEHHQAEATLHQSQPEDSKRHTHPQVSAEHQKAQDLNEHSQSEGSPEHSQSETLVENCPSQDFIENSRTETLVEHCQSLELMKYFQSEATEDISQSQPSLEQSQSETSVENSQSQDSKEHSQSQSSLEHSQSQSSLEHSQSQCSLEHSHSEASVENSQSPDSKEHSQSQSSLEHSQSQSSLEHSQSQCSLEHSHSEASVENSQSPDSKEHSQSQSSLEHSQSQGSLEHSHSEASVKNSQSQDSKEHSQPQGSLEHRHSEDTVESSQSQVTLEQRHSEPPEENSQSQALLERSQPQSSLEHNHSEASVENCQSQALKEHTKSQASLEHSYSEDTVESSQSQATLEHGHSEASEENSQSQDSKYHSQPHGSLEHRHSEPPEENSQSQSLLELSQPQSSLEHNHSEASVENCQSQALKEHTKSQASLEHSQSEDTVESSQSQASLEHSQSEDTVESSQSQDSKEHGHSEASVKNCQSHDSKEHSQPQGPLEYSYSEDTVESSQSQASLEHSQSEDTVENCQSQVLKEHTKSQASLEHSHSEDMVESSQSKATLEHGHSEASEENRQSQDSKEHSQPHGSLEHRHSEETVESSQSQATLEHRHSEAPEENCQVEFLLEHSQPQSSLDHNHSEASVENGQSQALKEHTKSQALLEHSHSEVSIENSQLQDSEEHSQPHGSLKHSQSEASIENHQSQDSIENRKSQASLEYSQPEASVLIRQSQVAEEHGKTEHLVEQSQTHNSEEHNRTLPSEEHSQTLASEEHSKSIPSEEHSLTILSEEHSHPLLSEEDRCSLLSEHSQRVPTEEHSQTLPSEEHSQSLPSEEHSPSLHSEKHSRSLPSKEHGQTLPSEEHRRSLPSEHSPSLPSEEHSHSFPSDKHSSLLPSGEHSQPSSSEEHSQTLHSEEHSQTVPSEKLCRSLPSEEHSQTVPLEENDDTEYKQKSMDVCTDCGESESLQTSESLLSKERSRKSLEKSDSLNLKKVDHSSSECHTGSDLASMPRFNMENSCNKQEFIETQPRGTPENCENENILFLEAPMNVLEDINRTMKNPVVADCPKECTIIPSVEESVIYSGISGPMEYTRPVSLTLVCFDMKTTVVDGCPRSPLDSPVESLAGLFENFYDKSPVSPTDICFELSDDLHMNCKQTARGVVNVMSDTCEEYTKSSEQFLPPGNLSYKHTRLNESINSKPFDLASKSELAVDVLSKVCSDPRTNSHSPLDYSQLNSRSEALVVTNEYSSDTNNNIKNITVDDQASSVHNTLPNSLIKYHSFTTNKKHLEEEVEHCKHDDILSVPTVLNSLATPFEAPEIKTAMDCKNDITKSSDLAACSNHRYVTQKQPCDWCGKEDCQLHWTAVEERAGRFKDNSRTAMLQTLTSLHKDNKYSTHEIVNANSSNIDIVVLNAPQTHLELVWEENKVPLNYSVKVADTHVLENMERRLVTPESTDLFCETSDCRNLRTQPLQPPNTDACFACCHMVPITNLEAIVESECSPESPFVTEDILEDHQRGSPLSEGGFDDEWSLCDNIPNRIFPHCPHDSNISAISRNARETKEANAVEKEPNAGETTSMIFNGIDNSDDHSGSSFVSQELISSTNNEEMEDSTQSPSRFTRSKRNHSGKGSVFSVFSRMPSFRKTKREQKGNNKADPEVEDSEDGHEREEVKPNITPSKTHPSFNKNPISQTSDHLIDIMKYGDYSKDDIFEKAFALNFQNKEKYAQCASQNVNQSAQHQNKDGEALNFKTFPMTDGLQQKRSKSTDNLNLRMKLAMAQKSLSSLFESKYPERDNQELPTQNEEVRTRQSWRKVKRPKDVEPYKRTISVPGTACDTSTHPNHSDCSFCSPQSRSRLHSSPGLRNVGHSEPQSFKSAPQKQFEDTAEKNCLDGGELHNAVSSDSDHVSLDGFEAGHNVENRSQSPVQPGVLTLANQPTWGRSVSYFEAADSPTRPLSPKPNSPGLRTHKRSFRYPSRSVASSLCSLGQGMSIEGLSDPPQKPKSLKPRTAQLTTAQSFDSEYLIEDSSSDNQSQSSLTSGSMNSKPEHVQQSAEPAVQSAERRQQGNACVLRVKRRGQGVAAPRPMSDLYGWTVSLQGIREVAGDPERKRESTKSRRRSCSYDTLTYTENIRKKNLNAQRSLRQINIPTSDKHEKVRTRLSLASPEQFPAVTLKDHFFSQSTPIGLDCLGWPHRVSSSESNLTAPAHQDNGQLALVITDGGQDKSGLADEVGSEDDLYNEFRSSSNRFGHPGGGGGEQLAINELISDGSVCAEALWDHVTMDDQELGFKAGDVIEVVDATNKEWWWGRVMDSEGWFPASFVRLRVNQDEPMDEYLAHLDGVTEGGGASLGGPLGPGLPCKEQMRANVINEIMSTERDYIKHLKDICEGYIKQCRKRTDMFTEEQLRTIFGNIDELYRFQKKFVKALEKKFNKDQPHLSEIGSCFLEHQTNFQIYSEYCNNHPNACVQLSKLMKIKKYVFFFEACRLLQKMIDISLDGFLLTPVQKICKYPLQLAELLKYTNPQHRDYKDVEAALNAMKNVARLINERKRRLENIDKIAQWQSSIEDWEGEDILSRSSDLIFSGDLTKISQPQAKGQQRMFFLFDHQLVFCKKDLLRRDILYYKGRLDMDQMEVVDVEDGKDKDFNVSVKNALKLCSPGGEEVHLLCAKKPEQKQRWLRAFTDEREQVQHDLETGFTITEVQKKQAMLNASKSHPTGKPKALALQHLLALRAPSLHPKTSKCLRFSEPPGPLSPRATLTSPLLPDALQSRQGQGVRVPPGVLRRAISWVSSQSREAIE; encoded by the exons GCCCCGGCATTAGAGGAATCTGGGAATGAAGTTTTGGAAGATGGGGAGTCTCTGCAGGAAGATTGTAATGAGCAACAGGATCATCAGGAACGGTCTGAGATGGTTCTTGAAGCAACACGTGACACAACAGAGGAATATTTTGAGACACATTCTTGGCACAGTGACACTTTCTCTGACCTCAGCCATGAAACTGAGGACTGCTGTTGGAAACCGCTCAGTTCTGAGGCCCACTCTTGCTCTGTGGGTTGTCTGGAATCACACTCTCCATGTTTCAAACTCTCTTCTTCCATTAGAGAAAGGGACCCTTCTTCAGCAGAAATGCATCAAACTGTCTTTGACAGTTCGCACAGGGCAGTGGATAGAAATAAATCACAGATTGAAAATAGTGAGATGATTCATGTTGGAGAGGATGACACTGGAAAGTCTGATGCTAAGGAGTGTGAGGACATTTACTGCAATTTGCCAGCAGGATCTGGACCTGATTCATTTGCAGATGACCTATCACACATAGCATCACCCCTGCTAGCATCAGAGGACTTATTAGAATCACAAATACTTGGTGTGCAAAGTTGGAATGAACCAATAATACCATTAATGGACAGTGGTGCAGTTCATTCTCCTGTTGGTGACTCTGCTGATGGAAAATCTCAAAGTGATCAAATAAGCATAAATAAGACTCTGTCAGATCATAAAGTGCCACAGTTAATGACCTCAAACAAGAACAATTTACAGCTTAAAGATAATGACACTATAAAGTTGACCTATAATGGCACAGCAGTGGAAGATTCagacacaaaacaactgaaCGGACATGAGCCAAATCTCCAAAACAGTGAAATGAGTTTAACTGTGGCCCAACTTCCTTCTGTAGACACAACTCTTTCTGAATCAACTGAAGCTACTGAAGAGACCGCTGAGAAGTCAGTAGAACACAATGGAATACAGTCACAGGTTTCAATGGAGCACCACCAAGCAGAAGCCACACTACATCAAAGTCAGCCAGAGGATTCAAAAAGACACACTCATCCGCAGGTTTCAGCAGAGCATCAAAAAGCACAAGATTTAAATgaacacagccaatcagagggcTCACCAGagcacagccaatcagagactTTAGTAGAAAACTGCCCGTCACaggattttattgaaaacagcCGAACAGAAACATTAGTAGAACACTGCCAATCACTTGAATTAATGAAATACTTTCAATCAGAGGCCACAGAAGATATCAGTCAATCACAGCCTTCACTAGAACAAAGCCAGTCAGAGACCTCAGTAGAAAACAGTCAATCACAGGATTCAAAAGAACACAGCCAATCACAGAGTTCACTAGAACACAGTCAATCACAGAGTTCACTAGAACACAGTCAATCACAGTGTTCACTAGAACACAGTCATTCAGAGGCCTCGGTAGAAAACAGTCAATCACCGGATTCAAAAGAACACAGCCAATCACAGAGTTCACTAGAACATAGTCAATCACAGAGTTCACTAGAACACAGTCAATCACAGTGTTCACTGGAACACAGTCATTCAGAGGCCTCGGTAGAAAACAGTCAATCACCGGATTCAAAAGAACACAGCCAATCACAGAGTTCACTAGAACACAGCCAATCACAGGGTTCACTAGAACATAGTCATTCAGAGGCCTCAGTAAAAAACAGTCAATCACAGGATTCAAAAGAACACAGTCAACCACAGGGTTCACTAGAACACAGGCATTCAGAGGACACGGTAGAAAGCAGCCAATCACAGGTTACActtgaacaaagacattcagaGCCCCCAGAAGAAAACAGTCAATCACAGGCTTTACTAGAACGCAGCCAACCACAGTCTTCACTAGAACACAATCATTCAGAGGCCTCAGTAGAAAACTGTCAATCACAGGCTTTAAAAGAGCACActaaatcacaggcttcactaGAACACAGTTATTCAGAGGACACGGTAGAAAGCAGCCAATCACAGGCTACACTTGAACACGGTCATTCAGAGGCCTCAGAAGAAAACAGTCAATCACAGGATTCAAAATACCACAGTCAACCACACGGTTCACTTGAACACAGACATTCAGAGCCCCCAGAAGAAAACAGTCAATCACAGTCTTTACTAGAACTCAGCCAACCACAGTCTTCACTAGAACACAATCATTCAGAGGCCTCAGTAGAAAACTGTCAATCACAGGCTTTAAAAGAGCACActaaatcacaggcttcactaGAACACAGTCAATCAGAGGACACGGTAGAAAGCAGCCAATCACAGGCTTCACTAGAACACAGTCAGTCAGAGGACACGGTAGAAAGCAGCCAATCACAGGATTCAAAAGAACACGGTCATTCAGAGGCCTCAGTAAAAAACTGTCAATCACATGATTCAAAAGAACACAGTCAACCACAGGGTCCTCTAGAATACAGTTATTCAGAGGACACAGTAGAAAGCAGCCAATCACAGGCTTCACTAGAACACAGTCAGTCAGAGGACACGGTAGAAAACTGTCAATCACAGGTTTTAAAAGAGCACActaaatcacaggcttcactaGAACACAGTCATTCAGAGGACATGGTAGAAAGCAGCCAATCAAAGGCTACACTGGAACACGGTCATTCAGAGGCCTCAGAAGAAAACCGTCAATCACAGGATTCAAAAGAACACAGTCAACCACACGGTTCACTAGAACACAGGCATTCAGAGGAAACAGTAGAAAGCAGCCAATCACAGGCTACACTTGAACACAGACATTCAGAGGCCCCAGAAGAAAACTGTCAAGTAGAGTTTTTACTAGAACACAGCCAACCACAGTCTTCACTAGATCACAATCATTCAGAGGCCTCAGTAGAAAACGGTCAATCACAGGCTTTAAAAGAGCACACTAAATCACAGGCTTTACTAGAACACAGTCATTCAGAGGTCTCAATTGAAAACAGTCAATTACAGGATTCAGAAGAACACAGCCAACCACATGGTTCACTTAAACACAGTCAATCAGAGGCCTCAATAGAAAACCATCAATCACAGGATTcaatagaaaatagaaaatcacaggcttcactaGAATACAGCCAACCAGAGGCCTCGGTATTAATCAGACAATCACAGGTCGCAGAAGAACATGGCAAAACAGAGCATTTAGTAGAACAGAGCCAGACACATAATTCAGAAGAACACAACCGAACACTCCCCTCAGAAGAACACAGTCAAACACTCGCCTCAGAAGAACATAGTAAATCAATCCCCTCAGAAGAACACAGTCTGACAATCCTCTCAGAAGAACACAGCCACCCACTCCTTTCAGAAGAAGACAGGTGCTCCCTCCTCTCAGAACACAGCCAAAGAGTCCCCACAGAAGAACACAGCCAAACCCTCCCCTCAGAAGAACACAGTCAATCACTACCTTCAGAAGAACACAGTCCTTCACTCCACTCAGAAAAACACAGTCGATCGCTCCCCTCAAAAGAACATGGTCAAACACTCCCCTCAGAGGAACACAGACGATCACTTCCTTCAGAACACAGTCCATCACTCCCCTCAGAAGAACATAGTCACTCATTTCCATCAGATAAACACAGTAGCTTACTCCCCTCAGGGGAACACAGTCAGCCATCCTCCTCAGAAGAACACAGTCAAACACTCCACTCAGAAGAACATAGTCAAACAGTCCCCTCAGAAAAACTCTGTCGCTCACTCCCCTCAGAAGAACACAGTCAAACAGTCCCCTTAGAAGAAAATGACGACAcagaatataaacagaaaagCATGGATGTTTGCACTGACTGTGGGGAAAGTGAATCCTTACAAACATCAGAAAGTCTTTTATCAAAGGAAAGGAGTAGAAAAAGTCTAGAAAAGAGTGAtagtctaaatttaaaaaaagttgatcACTCAAGTAGTGAATGTCACACGGGCAGTGATTTAGCAAGCATGCCAAGATTTAATATGGAAAATTCTTGTAACAAACAAGAGTTTATTGAAACACAGCCTCGTGGTActcctgaaaattgtgaaaacGAAAATATACTATTTCTAGAGGCTCCCATGAATGTTTTAGAAGACATAAATAGAACCATGAAAAATCCTGTTGTTGCAGACTGTCCGAAAGAATGTACAATAATTCCTTCAGTTGAGGAGTCGGTAATTTACTCCGGTATTTCAGGGCCCATGGAATACACTAGGCCTGTGTCATTGACTTTAGTGTGTTTTGACATGAAGACCACTGTGGTTGATGGATGTCCAAGGAGTCCTCTAGACAGCCCAGTCGAGTCTCTGGCTGGTTTGTTTGAGAATTTTTATGACAAGTCTCCAGTTAGCCCCACAGACATTTGCTTTGAGCTCAGCGATGACCTTCACATGAACTGTAAACAAACAGCACGTGGCGTTGTAAATGTTATGTCTGACACATGTGAAGAGTACACAAAGAGCTCTGAACAATTTCTGCCACCTGGCAACCTGtcctacaaacacacaaggcTAAATGAATCAATTAACTCTAAACCGTTCGATCTTGCCAGTAAATCCGAGCTGGCTGTTGATGTTTTGTCTAAAGTGTGTTCTGATCCCCGCACAAATTCACACTCTCCTTTAGATTATTCCCAGTTGAACAGTAGAAGTGAGGCTTTGGTGGTAACAAATGAATACAGCTCagatacaaataataacattaagaaTATTACTGTAGATGACCAGGCATCAAGTGTACATAACACTTTACCTAATTCCTTGATAAAATACCACAGCTTTACtactaataaaaaacatttagaagaAGAAGTTGAACACTGTAAACATGATGACATTTTAAGTGTTCCCACTGTTTTAAACAGTCTCGCTACCCCATTTGAAGCACCTGAAATAAAGACGGCAATGGACTGTAAAAATGATATTACAAAATCGTCTGATCTGGCTGCATGTAGCAACCACAGATATGTTACACAAAAGCAGCCCTGTGACTGGTGTGGTAAGGAGGATTGTCAGTTGCACTGGACTGCAGTGGAGGAGAGAGCAGGAAGATTTAAGGACAACAGTCGAACGGCAATGTTACAAACCTTAACCTCCCTGCACAAAGATAACAAATACAGCACCCATGAAATTGTAAATGCAAACTCTTCAAACATTGATATTGTAGTTTTGAATGCGCCACAGACACATCTGGAGCTTGTCTGGGAAGAAAACAAGGTACCGTTAAACTACTCTGTTAAGGTTGCTGATACTCATGTGTTAGAAAACATGGAGAGAAGGCTTGTAACTCCTGAAAGTactgatttattttgtgaaacgTCTGATTGTAGAAATCTTCGTACACAGCCTTTGCAGCCACCCAACACAGATGCATGTTTTGCATGTTGTCACATGGTACCCATCACTAATTTAGAGGCCATTGTGGAGTCTGAATGTTCACCGGAGAGCCCCTTTGTGACGGAGGACATATTGGAGGATCATCAGAGGGGATCTCCATTATCAGAAGGTGGATTTGATGATGAGTGGAGCTTATGTGATAACATCCCAAACCGCATTTTTCCTCACTGCCCGCATGACAGCAACATTTCTGCCATAAGTAGAAATGCAAGGGAGACGAAAGAAGCAAATGCTGTTGAAAAAGAACCAAATGCTGGAGAGACAACGTCTATGATTTTTAATGGGATTGATAACAGTGATGACCATAGTGGTTCCAGTTTTGTATCACAAGAACTCATCTCTAGTACCAACAATGAGGAGATGGAGGACAGTACTCAGTCACCCTCTAGGTTCACGAGAAGTAAGAGAAATCACTCAGGGAAGGGATCCGTGTTCTCTGTATTCTCTAGAATGCCTTCGTTCCGCAAGACGAAAAGAGAGCAAAAGGGCAACAACAAGGCTGATCCAGAAGTTGAGGACTCTGAGGATGGACATGAGCGGGAGGAGGTAAAGCCCAATATAACACCTAGCAAGACCCACCCATCATTTAACAAGAACCCCATTTCTCAGACTTCAGATCATCTTATCGACATCATGAAGTATGGTGACTACTCCAAAGATGATATTTTTGAAAAGGCCTTTGCCTTAAATTTTCAAAATAAGGAGAAATATGCACAGTGTGCATCTCAAAATGTTAATCAGTCTGCCCAGCATCAGAACAAAGATGGGGAAGCACTGAATTTTAAAACTTTTCCTATGACTGACGGATTACAGCAAAAAAGAAGTAAAAGTACTGATAACTTAAACCTACGCATGAAGCTCGCAATGGCTCAGAAGTCCCTGTCCAGCCTGTTTGAGTCCAAATATCCTGAGAGGGACAACCAGGAGCTGCCTACACAGAATGAAGAGGTGAGAACCAGACAGTCCTGGAGGAAGGTGAAACGACCAAAAGACGTGGAACCGTACAAAAGAACAATATCTGTTCCTGGGACGGCCTGTGACACGTCCACACATCCGAACCACAGTGACTGTAGCTTCTGCTCTCCTCAGAGCAGGTCTAGACTTCACAGCTCACCTGGTTTGAGGAACGTGGGTCATTCTGAACCTCAGAGCTTTAAATCTGCACCACAGAAGCAGTTTGAAGATACAGCTGAGAAAAACTGTCTGGATGGAGGTGAGCTGCATAATGCTGTTTCCTCAGACTCTGACCATGTTTCTTTAGATGGCTTTGAGGCTGGGCACAATGTAGAGAATAGGTCACAGTCTCCCGTACAACCCGGTGTTCTCACACTTGCAAACCAGCCTACATGGGGCCGATCTGTGAGCTATTTCGAAGCTGCTGACTCTCCGACGAGGCCTTTGAGCCCCAAACCAAACAGTCCTGGGTTGAGGACACATAAGAGGAGTTTCCGTTACCCCTCAAGGTCTGTGGCTTCATCTTTGTGCTCGCTCGGTCAGGGAATGAGCATCGAGGGTCTCTCTGATCCTCCTCAAAAGCCAAAATCTCTGAAGCCAAGGACAGCACAGCTTACTACAGCCCAGTCATTTGATTCTGAGTACTTAATAGAAGACAGCAGTTCAGATAACCAATCTCAGTCCAGCCTGACATCAGGATCTATGAACAGTAAACCTGAG CATGTACAACAAAGTGCTGAGCCAGCTGTCCAGTCAGCAGAGAGAAGACAACAAGGGAACGCATGTGTGCTTCGAGTAAAGCGCAGAGGACAGGGTGTGGCAGCACCTAGACCCATGTCAGACCTGTACGGTTGGACGGTATCTCTTCAGGGCATCAGAGAGGTGGCAGGTGACccggagaggaagagagagtcAACGAAATCACGACGGCGTTCGTGCTCATATGACACACTGACGTATACGGAGAACATCCGTAAAAAGAATCTTAACGCACAGAGAAGTTTGCGCCAGATTAACATCCCAACATCTGACAAGCATGAGAAA GTTCGCACTAGACTCTCCCTCGCCTCTCCTGAACAGTTCCCCGCCGTCACTCTGAAAGATCACTTCTTCTCTCAGAGCACACCTATTGGACTAGACTGCTTGGGGTGGCCTCACCGTGTGTCATCTTCAG AATCCAATCTCACTGCACCAGCACATCAGGATAATGGACAGCTGG CGTTGGTGATAACTGATGGAGGACAGGATAAGTCTGGCCTCGCCGATGAGGTGGGGAGTGAAGATGATCTGTACAATGAGTTTCGCAGCTCCTCTAATCGTTTTGGACAcccaggaggaggaggaggagagcaGCTGGCGATAAATGAG CTGATCAGTGATGGCAGCGTGTGCGCGGAGGCTCTATGGGACCATGTCACCATGGACGACCAGGAGCTGGGGTTCAAGGCTGGGGATGTCATCGAAGTAGTGGACGCCACAAACAAGGAGTGGTGGTGGGGCCGGGTGATGGACAGCGAAGGCTGGTTCCCTGCCAGCTTTGTTCGG TTACGAGTGAACCAGGATGAGCCAATGGATGAGTATCTAGCCCATCTGGACGGGGTCACAGAGGGGGGTGGGGCCAGTTTAGGGGGACCCTTAGGACCCGGTCTGCCCTGCAAGGAGCAGATGAGAGCCAATGTTATCAATGAGATCATGAGCACAGAGAGGGATTACATCAAACACCTGAAAGACATCTGTGAG GGCTATATAAAACAGTGTCGGAAGAGGACAGACATGTTTACCGAAGAGCAACTGCGTACTATTTTCGGCAACATCGATGAGCTGTACCGCTTTCAAAAGAAGTTTGTCAAAGCCTTGGAGAAGAAGTTCAACAAAGACCAGCCACACCTCAGCGAGATAGGCTCGTGCTTCTTAGAGCAT CAAACAAACTTCCAGATCTACTCCGAGTATTGCAACAACCACCCCAACGCCTGCGTGCAGCTCTCCAAACTCATGAAGATCAAGAAGTATGTCTTCTTCTTTGAGGCCTGTCGCTTGCTGCAGAAGATGATTGACATTTCTCTAGACGGGTTCTTGCTTACTCCTGTGCAAAAGATCTGCAAGTACCCTCTACAGCTGGCTGAACTGCTCAAGTATACCAACCCACAACACAG AGATTATAAGGACGTGGAGGCTGCCTTAAACGCAATGAAGAATGTGGCCAGACTGATCAATGAGAGAAAGAGGCGTCTGGAGAACATTGACAAAATTGCTCAGTGGCAGAGCTCCATAGAGGACTGGGAG GGTGAAGACATATTGAGCAGAAGCTCTGACCTGATTTTCTCAGGAGACCTGACAAAGATCTCCCAGCCACAGGCCAAAGGCCAACAGCGCATGTTCTTCCTGTTTGACCACCAGTTGGTTTTCTGTAAAAAG GATCTGCTTCGGAGGGACATCCTTTATTACAAGGGTCGGTTAGACATGGATCAGATGGAAGTGGTAGATGTGGAAGATGGGAAAGATAAGGACTTTAATGTGAGTGTGAAGAATGCCTTGAAATTGTGCTCTCCCGGAGGAGAGGAGGTCCACCTCCTGTGTGCCAAGAAACCTGAGCAGAAGCAGCGCTGGTTGCGGGCCTTTACAGATGAACGGGAACAGGTCCAGCATGACCTCGAGACAG GTTTCACGATCACAGAGGTCCAAAAGAAGCAGGCGATGCTGAATGCATCtaaaagtcatccaacaggGAAACCTAAAG CATTAGCTTTACAGCACTTGCTGGCACTCAGAGCTCCTtcacttcacccaaaaacttCCAAGTGTCTGCGTTTTTCTGAACCTCCAGGACCTCTGTCTCCCAGGGCCACCTTAACTTCACCTCTCCTCCCTGATGCCCTGCAGAGCAGGCAGGGGCAGGGTGTTAGGGTGCCCCCTGGGGTCCTGCGCAGGGCGATATCCTGGGTGTCCTCTCAGAGTAGAGAGGCAATCGAGTAG